A single genomic interval of Salinarchaeum sp. IM2453 harbors:
- a CDS encoding DUF5803 family protein produces MNRRIILTLAAVGFIALTAGCLGSSVDDEAFAEEKEYDWNVSDNVDADLTLEEGGWIGSSRFEAVYRIDGTSEVELYRESFTRDSPLSVEALQFKTTSGDVYTYADNPDQFEYEESGGRLHIMLPEEDGKLAFTATRSDGQLSLPAYVEGTYHVELPEGYRVGDFLLSSVSPSQSDETIDEANDTMSLHIEEVDSSLSLRFYTPRTQMLFWSTIAVLGVTAIGGFFYFKRRIRQITEWRREQGLDVETDDEDQGPPKK; encoded by the coding sequence ATGAACCGACGAATTATCCTTACGCTCGCTGCGGTTGGCTTTATTGCTCTTACAGCTGGATGCTTAGGGTCGTCTGTCGATGACGAGGCGTTTGCTGAAGAAAAAGAGTATGACTGGAATGTCTCCGATAATGTTGATGCTGATTTGACGCTCGAAGAAGGCGGATGGATTGGAAGCAGCAGGTTTGAGGCTGTATATCGGATTGATGGCACTTCTGAGGTCGAACTATATCGAGAATCGTTTACTCGAGATAGCCCTCTTTCTGTCGAAGCATTGCAATTCAAAACTACATCAGGTGATGTTTATACATACGCCGATAATCCTGATCAGTTTGAGTATGAAGAAAGTGGTGGCCGGTTACATATTATGTTACCAGAAGAAGACGGTAAACTTGCGTTTACCGCAACCCGATCTGACGGACAGTTGAGTCTTCCTGCGTATGTAGAGGGAACATATCATGTTGAACTCCCAGAAGGTTACCGGGTTGGAGACTTCCTCCTCAGTAGTGTCTCACCAAGCCAATCTGATGAAACAATTGATGAAGCGAATGACACAATGAGCCTGCACATTGAGGAAGTTGATAGCTCTCTTTCACTGCGATTTTATACACCCCGAACCCAGATGCTTTTCTGGAGTACGATTGCTGTCTTAGGGGTCACTGCCATTGGTGGATTCTTCTACTTTAAGCGACGAATACGACAGATTACTGAATGGCGCCGAGAGCAAGGACTAGATGTAGAAACTGATGACGAGGATCAAGGCCCGCCAAAGAAGTAA
- the tfe gene encoding transcription factor E: MAFEELLEDPVIQKYLHELVGPQGMQVAAAPPDGEVTDEELAQQLDMELNDVRRALFILYENDLASYRRLRDEDSGWLTYLWTFEYEKIPQNLEEEMERLEQALDERRDYEVQNEFYLCEIDSIRFEFDEAMEFGFECPECGSPLEPMDNEQLISAIDERISELRNELNISKDTDN; the protein is encoded by the coding sequence ATGGCTTTTGAGGAACTTCTGGAGGATCCTGTAATTCAAAAGTACCTGCATGAGTTGGTTGGACCGCAGGGAATGCAAGTTGCTGCTGCTCCGCCGGACGGAGAAGTAACCGACGAAGAACTTGCTCAGCAACTTGATATGGAATTGAACGATGTTCGCCGCGCCCTTTTTATTCTCTATGAGAATGATCTCGCATCATACCGCCGACTTCGGGATGAAGACTCTGGATGGCTAACATATCTCTGGACATTTGAATATGAGAAGATTCCACAGAACTTAGAGGAAGAAATGGAGCGTCTTGAACAGGCCCTTGACGAACGCCGTGACTACGAAGTGCAAAATGAATTCTACCTTTGTGAAATCGATTCAATTCGATTTGAATTCGACGAGGCAATGGAATTTGGCTTTGAGTGCCCGGAATGTGGATCGCCACTTGAGCCGATGGACAACGAACAGCTGATTAGCGCCATTGATGAGCGCATCTCCGAACTGCGAAATGAGCTAAACATATCTAAGGATACAGATAACTGA
- a CDS encoding site-2 protease family protein has translation MFRSYRVGTLFGIPLKLDISLLIVLPFFTAVIGAQIDQIVELLDGVIGPTIDTDALSGGLLPWILGLAAALGLFVGVFLHELGHSLVAMRYGYEIDSITLWLLGGLAQFTEQPRQWSHEFLIAIAGPVVSVAVGIVCYIGVLLIPESFDSVLFVLGYLAVLNVFLAVFNMIPAFPLDGGRVLRSILTRSSSFTKATERAVRIGKIFAVALGLLGLLTFNIFLVIIAFFIYMAGSAEGRHTVIASVFEDVRVKEVMTPKDRFQTVSPELPLDEFLNTVMNHRHSGYPVVEGNRVVGIVTMSDFKEVSPDERQKKRVADVMTQDLKTISADESAMEAFTELSRQSVGRLLVTNDRNEVVGLLTRTDLIRAFEILQQRKLQPSSEAIQVPLEQQQR, from the coding sequence ATGTTCAGAAGTTATCGGGTAGGTACATTATTTGGTATTCCACTGAAACTAGATATCTCACTTCTGATAGTGCTTCCATTTTTTACGGCGGTTATCGGGGCACAAATCGATCAGATCGTAGAGCTTCTTGACGGAGTAATTGGTCCAACAATTGACACAGATGCTCTGTCTGGAGGTCTGCTTCCGTGGATACTTGGATTAGCGGCTGCTCTTGGGTTGTTCGTTGGGGTTTTTCTACACGAACTTGGTCACTCGCTGGTTGCAATGCGATATGGATATGAGATCGACTCAATTACACTATGGCTTCTTGGTGGCCTTGCCCAGTTTACCGAACAACCACGTCAGTGGTCACACGAATTTTTGATTGCGATTGCTGGACCAGTTGTAAGCGTTGCGGTTGGAATTGTTTGTTACATTGGCGTGCTACTCATCCCAGAGAGTTTCGACTCCGTTTTGTTTGTGCTTGGATATTTAGCAGTACTGAATGTTTTCTTAGCGGTGTTCAATATGATTCCCGCATTTCCGCTTGACGGAGGAAGAGTCCTTAGATCAATACTTACAAGATCAAGTTCGTTTACTAAAGCAACAGAACGAGCTGTGCGTATCGGGAAAATTTTTGCTGTCGCACTAGGATTGCTTGGCCTGCTCACATTTAATATCTTTCTTGTGATTATTGCGTTTTTCATCTATATGGCTGGATCGGCTGAGGGACGGCACACTGTGATTGCGTCAGTGTTTGAAGATGTGAGGGTTAAAGAGGTGATGACACCAAAGGACCGATTCCAAACAGTGTCGCCGGAGCTTCCACTTGATGAATTCCTGAATACGGTAATGAACCACCGACACTCTGGATATCCGGTTGTTGAAGGGAACCGAGTTGTAGGTATCGTTACTATGAGCGATTTCAAGGAGGTGAGCCCTGATGAAAGACAAAAAAAGCGCGTCGCAGATGTTATGACACAAGATCTGAAGACAATTAGTGCAGATGAAAGTGCGATGGAGGCATTTACGGAACTATCTCGACAATCAGTCGGTCGATTGTTGGTCACGAACGACCGTAACGAAGTTGTCGGGCTGCTTACTCGAACAGATCTAATTCGCGCATTCGAGATTCTTCAGCAACGAAAACTTCAGCCCAGTAGTGAGGCAATCCAAGTCCCGCTTGAGCAGCAACAGAGGTGA
- a CDS encoding cysteine hydrolase family protein yields the protein MSLESDKTAIIVVDMQNGFCHPDGSLYAPESENVIEPVTELVSKAKDAGTQVIYTRDVHPPEQFEDAHYYDEFDRWGEHVVEGSWEAELVNELPVGEEDHVVEKHTYNAFYQTELDGWLSARGINTLVFCGTLANVCVLHSAGAAGLRDYRPVLISDAIGYIEEDHKEYALDHADWLFGEVMTSKDIMFG from the coding sequence ATGTCCCTCGAAAGTGATAAGACAGCAATTATCGTGGTTGACATGCAAAATGGATTTTGTCATCCAGATGGCAGCCTATATGCGCCAGAAAGCGAGAACGTGATCGAACCAGTTACGGAACTGGTATCGAAGGCTAAAGACGCGGGCACACAAGTGATTTACACGAGGGATGTGCACCCTCCTGAACAGTTCGAAGACGCACATTATTATGATGAGTTTGACCGGTGGGGAGAACACGTTGTGGAAGGATCATGGGAGGCGGAATTAGTCAATGAGCTTCCAGTAGGTGAAGAAGACCATGTCGTTGAAAAACACACATACAATGCGTTCTATCAGACAGAGCTGGATGGGTGGCTATCAGCCAGAGGAATTAATACGCTTGTATTCTGTGGGACGCTGGCAAATGTCTGTGTCCTACACAGCGCTGGGGCAGCTGGGCTAAGGGATTACCGCCCGGTGTTGATTAGTGATGCAATTGGATACATCGAAGAAGATCATAAAGAGTATGCGCTTGATCATGCTGACTGGTTATTCGGAGAAGTAATGACGAGTAAGGACATAATGTTCGGTTGA
- a CDS encoding TIGR00296 family protein codes for MAKATGATLTYEDGAQAVKLAREAVESFVQNGKREHPGSMRDAFYAKTGAFVRLESTRGRGSLRGCAGRYGIDERLGHVIVDEAIRAASDDSCGSEVTTTELDSITISLYTVNERIQAEDPVEDLQIGTHGVAIESEKGRGWLYPTVPVEHDWSPREYLDRTCRKAGLPPNEWNSDSARVILFDGQIFREREPNGSIQEL; via the coding sequence ATGGCTAAAGCCACGGGGGCGACATTGACATATGAAGATGGCGCTCAAGCGGTAAAATTGGCACGTGAGGCAGTCGAATCCTTTGTACAGAACGGGAAACGGGAGCATCCCGGAAGTATGCGTGATGCATTTTACGCCAAAACAGGGGCATTTGTGCGACTTGAGTCAACACGAGGACGAGGAAGTTTACGTGGATGCGCCGGTAGGTACGGTATCGATGAGCGACTAGGGCACGTAATTGTTGATGAGGCAATTCGAGCAGCAAGTGATGACTCATGTGGGTCAGAAGTCACGACAACAGAACTCGATAGTATTACAATCTCATTGTACACAGTTAATGAGCGTATTCAAGCTGAAGACCCTGTAGAAGATCTACAGATTGGTACGCATGGTGTTGCCATAGAGAGTGAGAAAGGAAGAGGATGGTTGTACCCTACAGTTCCGGTTGAGCACGATTGGAGTCCAAGAGAGTATCTTGACCGAACATGTCGAAAAGCAGGTCTACCGCCGAACGAGTGGAACAGCGATTCAGCGCGCGTTATTCTATTTGATGGGCAAATATTTAGAGAGCGAGAACCAAATGGGAGCATCCAAGAGTTGTGA
- a CDS encoding tRNA (cytidine(56)-2'-O)-methyltransferase produces the protein MDEYEETVVLRLSHRPGRDERMTTHVALTARALGADRVILPDKASDAAQTATDVTNRFGGPFEIEQTDELLGRLRRWDGSIAHLTMYGEPVQSVEEDIQESIQEDPLMIVVGAGKVPFEVYEQADWNIGVTNQPHSEIAALAVFLDRLFDGDELDRSWESAEKKVIPKKTGKKVEDVIDDN, from the coding sequence ATGGACGAATATGAGGAGACTGTAGTACTTCGATTGAGCCATCGTCCCGGACGAGATGAGCGGATGACAACCCACGTTGCTCTGACGGCTCGGGCTTTGGGAGCAGATAGAGTAATTCTCCCTGATAAGGCATCAGATGCAGCTCAGACGGCAACGGACGTAACTAATCGGTTTGGGGGTCCATTCGAGATAGAGCAAACTGATGAGTTACTCGGCCGATTACGTCGCTGGGATGGGAGTATTGCACATCTAACTATGTACGGAGAGCCAGTACAGTCTGTTGAAGAAGATATCCAGGAATCAATACAGGAAGACCCGTTGATGATCGTAGTTGGTGCTGGGAAAGTCCCGTTTGAAGTGTACGAGCAAGCTGACTGGAATATTGGCGTAACAAACCAACCACATTCTGAAATTGCTGCCTTAGCAGTATTCCTTGACCGACTTTTCGATGGTGATGAGCTAGATCGGTCCTGGGAAAGTGCTGAAAAGAAAGTTATTCCCAAAAAAACTGGAAAAAAAGTTGAAGACGTCATAGACGACAATTGA
- a CDS encoding succinylglutamate desuccinylase/aspartoacylase family protein, translated as MRIHTVGDGSPEVAIIGGIHGDEPCGVQAIKHVLHADVSFSRPTKFIIANERALSHNTRYIDNDLNRVFPGSRHAQSHEKQLAARLLSEIKDTTVLSLHSTQSYTEAFALVSESHRLAREIVPELPVTAAVRPGDFINGCLLRMGDVIEVETGLQQSRQAVENARQIIWAFLHAMNVVEEPQVIDRQTLLDPTTAIKTGPRVLEESANKVPMFDMEQPIPKDPGIDYTIQADNFRRVKKGETYATAGGKPLVAERPFYPVLMSSEGYNDIIGFSAQRTKSITM; from the coding sequence ATGCGAATTCATACGGTAGGCGATGGTTCTCCAGAGGTTGCTATTATTGGTGGTATCCACGGAGATGAGCCATGCGGTGTGCAAGCGATAAAGCACGTACTTCATGCAGATGTCTCATTTAGTAGGCCAACTAAATTCATTATTGCTAATGAACGGGCATTATCACATAATACGCGGTATATTGATAATGACCTGAACAGAGTTTTTCCCGGAAGTCGACACGCACAATCACATGAAAAACAGCTGGCAGCAAGATTACTCAGCGAAATAAAGGACACAACAGTCCTTTCACTTCATTCTACACAGTCATATACAGAAGCTTTTGCACTTGTCTCAGAGTCGCATAGATTAGCACGGGAAATTGTACCAGAGCTACCAGTCACCGCAGCTGTTCGTCCGGGCGATTTTATTAATGGTTGTCTACTGCGAATGGGAGATGTAATTGAGGTTGAAACAGGCTTACAGCAGTCAAGGCAGGCAGTAGAAAATGCAAGGCAGATAATTTGGGCATTTTTACACGCCATGAATGTCGTCGAAGAGCCACAAGTAATCGACAGACAGACACTGTTAGATCCGACAACAGCAATCAAGACGGGGCCACGAGTACTCGAGGAAAGTGCAAACAAGGTACCAATGTTTGATATGGAACAGCCAATCCCAAAAGACCCAGGTATAGACTATACAATTCAAGCAGATAACTTCAGGCGGGTAAAGAAAGGAGAGACCTATGCAACGGCTGGTGGAAAGCCATTGGTGGCTGAGCGTCCATTTTATCCAGTTTTGATGTCCTCAGAGGGATACAATGACATCATTGGGTTCTCTGCGCAACGGACAAAATCAATAACGATGTGA
- the trxA gene encoding thioredoxin — translation MSTDSTQSSADEPIHITGSSHFDSVIEEHNLVLVDFYADWCGPCKMIEPTLEVLAQDTPVTVAKIDVDDQQQMAHQHGVQGVPTLKLYSGGEEVETMVGIQSEEQLRSLIQQHT, via the coding sequence ATGTCGACTGATTCAACGCAATCATCAGCAGACGAGCCAATTCACATTACCGGATCATCACATTTCGATTCGGTCATTGAAGAACACAATCTTGTTTTAGTTGATTTTTATGCTGACTGGTGTGGACCGTGTAAGATGATTGAACCGACACTTGAGGTACTGGCTCAGGATACGCCTGTAACTGTTGCTAAAATTGACGTTGATGACCAGCAGCAAATGGCCCACCAGCACGGAGTGCAGGGTGTGCCAACTCTTAAGCTCTATTCAGGCGGTGAGGAAGTTGAAACGATGGTCGGAATTCAGTCAGAAGAACAACTTCGATCATTAATTCAGCAACATACCTAA
- a CDS encoding DUF2110 family protein, whose translation MVVIATKIYVEGQAQTRAMQSLESIVNNLFTDLDVDVDIGLRHDSFPSVTVSGPDEVVARNLLRDEFGEIPSQLEEGNTYIGTLEEWSDTSITLDAGTNVEIPADRLGLGPGKPSQLRERFGLVQHLPMEFEYGSPSSLTDAERDRLYEWQRGNGRVNVNSVTRSEARATVNRAGHANDIITVERLGLLEQSIICTEDTDPPGLIAAIGEYLPAELRAVVP comes from the coding sequence ATGGTCGTTATTGCAACAAAAATCTACGTTGAAGGACAGGCACAGACACGTGCAATGCAATCACTAGAGTCGATTGTGAATAACCTCTTTACTGATCTCGATGTCGATGTTGATATTGGACTCCGACATGATTCTTTCCCATCTGTGACTGTCTCTGGCCCAGATGAAGTCGTTGCTCGTAACTTGCTTCGCGATGAATTCGGGGAAATTCCAAGCCAGCTTGAAGAAGGTAACACATATATCGGCACTCTAGAAGAATGGAGCGATACGAGCATTACCCTTGATGCCGGTACCAACGTTGAAATTCCAGCTGATCGGCTAGGACTCGGGCCAGGAAAGCCATCTCAACTTCGGGAACGATTCGGTCTCGTACAACACCTGCCAATGGAGTTTGAATATGGGTCTCCATCTTCTCTTACTGATGCTGAACGTGATCGCCTTTATGAGTGGCAACGTGGAAATGGACGAGTCAATGTAAACAGTGTAACTCGGTCAGAAGCTCGAGCAACAGTTAACCGAGCCGGACATGCGAATGATATTATCACGGTTGAACGACTCGGCTTGCTCGAACAAAGTATTATTTGCACTGAAGATACCGATCCGCCAGGATTAATTGCGGCGATTGGTGAATATTTACCAGCTGAACTTCGCGCTGTCGTTCCTTGA
- a CDS encoding helix-turn-helix domain-containing protein codes for MADSVKEFLEQTQSCEEVLDCFHGLNGLDKEVYGTVANTDRPLTAEEIGEQVDRDRSTAYRSAQRLSDAGFVTRQQQTGSDGGYRYVYSQSDTDTVADEMQEMVNDWQQEMTKLIESFRQEY; via the coding sequence ATGGCAGATTCTGTTAAGGAATTTCTTGAGCAGACTCAATCATGTGAAGAAGTACTGGATTGTTTTCATGGTCTAAACGGTCTTGATAAAGAAGTATATGGTACTGTTGCCAATACAGATAGACCACTTACAGCGGAGGAGATTGGGGAACAAGTTGATCGAGATCGGTCAACAGCATATCGGTCGGCACAACGGTTAAGCGATGCTGGGTTCGTGACCCGACAGCAACAAACTGGATCCGATGGCGGATACCGATACGTATATTCGCAATCCGATACAGATACAGTAGCAGATGAGATGCAAGAGATGGTTAATGACTGGCAGCAGGAGATGACAAAATTGATTGAGTCATTCCGTCAGGAATATTAA
- a CDS encoding transposase, translating into MVEETFKYAATPEDAETATAAWADIQTCREVYNHALTQEYRPRPDSDNPSYTAMQNKLTGPDGWKQRWPEWKDVYSKCLQMAIRRIKQSETVLESLQDRGYDVGRLKWKPPREFRSIVYNQSGFDVNHNTDRAGHAIVNFSKIGDFHLNYHRPLPDDGEITQVILKKEKTDDWSVSIVVDYDPEYPDKPPVEKIDPADTVGIDLGITTFIHDSDGRSFESLDEQRARDRIERRHRNLSRKTYDSNNWKTARRKLAQAYDRLQNRREDYREKLAHEYTTRYDAVFLEDLDVKAMTEDGGNSRNIASMSWRETIQAFKRHGEKNGCHVIEVPPEGTTKRCSQCGCETDKPLWVREHSCPACGFEADRDYNAALEIKRLGLEQLGVEAQTMTVGQGMAESTPAETALPGETEEPSDDVSPKRVVEPGSPCLKEPPTAASRQG; encoded by the coding sequence GTGGTTGAGGAGACGTTCAAGTACGCTGCAACGCCGGAAGACGCCGAGACAGCTACTGCTGCATGGGCCGATATTCAAACGTGTCGGGAAGTATACAATCACGCGCTCACACAAGAATATCGGCCACGTCCCGACTCCGACAACCCGTCGTACACGGCAATGCAGAACAAACTCACCGGCCCTGACGGATGGAAACAGCGGTGGCCAGAGTGGAAGGATGTGTATTCCAAGTGCCTGCAAATGGCGATCCGGCGCATCAAACAAAGCGAAACAGTGCTTGAATCACTCCAAGACCGAGGGTACGACGTTGGACGGTTGAAATGGAAACCACCGCGAGAGTTCCGCAGCATCGTGTACAACCAGTCCGGTTTTGACGTGAATCATAACACGGACCGGGCTGGTCATGCGATTGTGAACTTCTCCAAAATTGGTGACTTCCATCTCAACTACCACCGCCCACTCCCCGACGACGGCGAGATTACACAAGTCATCCTGAAAAAAGAGAAAACCGATGACTGGTCCGTCAGCATTGTCGTTGATTACGACCCGGAATACCCGGACAAACCACCTGTCGAGAAGATTGACCCGGCAGATACAGTTGGGATTGATCTCGGCATCACGACGTTCATTCACGACTCGGACGGTCGGTCGTTCGAATCACTTGACGAACAGCGTGCCCGTGACCGAATCGAACGCCGACACCGCAATCTCTCCCGAAAAACATACGACTCGAACAACTGGAAGACAGCTCGGCGGAAACTCGCTCAGGCATACGACCGGTTGCAGAACCGTCGTGAAGACTACCGGGAGAAACTCGCCCATGAATACACCACTCGGTATGACGCAGTGTTTCTCGAAGACCTAGACGTGAAAGCGATGACAGAAGATGGTGGGAACAGTCGGAACATTGCATCGATGTCGTGGCGGGAAACGATTCAGGCATTCAAACGTCATGGGGAGAAAAACGGGTGTCACGTGATTGAAGTGCCGCCAGAAGGCACGACGAAACGCTGTTCACAATGTGGGTGTGAGACAGACAAACCGTTATGGGTACGTGAGCATTCCTGCCCGGCGTGTGGGTTCGAAGCTGACAGGGACTACAATGCCGCGCTCGAAATCAAGCGTCTGGGGCTGGAGCAACTTGGAGTGGAAGCACAGACGATGACAGTAGGTCAGGGCATGGCCGAATCAACGCCTGCAGAGACTGCGCTCCCTGGGGAGACTGAGGAACCATCCGATGATGTGTCTCCAAAGCGCGTCGTTGAACCAGGAAGCCCCTGCCTCAAGGAGCCGCCAACGGCGGCGAGTAGGCAGGGGTAG
- a CDS encoding UPF0179 family protein, whose protein sequence is MSTVTLIGTRLAESGQEFVYRGSSPSCDGCPYQNQCLNLDEDIKYRVVDTRDNAQTLECQVHDQGVRAVEVEPAPIRANIYAKNAYAGSRVQLPGSCPYTECPSHQYCEPEAGSFDRDYKISEIIGDPPHEDCRIDRDLTLALLPSDE, encoded by the coding sequence ATGAGCACAGTCACGCTAATTGGAACACGGCTCGCTGAATCTGGGCAAGAATTTGTATATCGCGGCAGCAGTCCGTCGTGTGATGGTTGTCCGTATCAAAATCAGTGCTTGAACCTTGATGAAGATATCAAGTACCGCGTGGTCGATACTCGTGATAACGCCCAAACACTAGAGTGTCAGGTCCATGACCAGGGGGTTCGAGCCGTTGAAGTTGAACCTGCACCGATTCGCGCAAATATATATGCAAAAAATGCATATGCAGGCAGCCGTGTTCAACTTCCTGGCTCGTGTCCATACACTGAGTGTCCAAGTCATCAGTACTGCGAGCCAGAAGCAGGATCATTTGACCGTGACTATAAAATCAGCGAGATTATCGGAGATCCACCACATGAAGACTGTCGTATTGATCGTGACTTAACACTTGCACTACTGCCATCTGACGAGTAA
- a CDS encoding CBS domain-containing protein: MDIADIVSSDYESLTPDTEVSKLVGVFEEQSVRGVAVESDEGFEGVVTRRQLATTQHQPDQKLASIVRNVPQLAPDEEIRKVAQLMIDSDSHFLPVIEGDEMVGAVTSDAILEHVQSYLDAVTVEDAYTEELVSVEPDTKFSKALNVLRENRITHLPVVENNSPVGILSLYDITDVTVRSTSQSQGGDPGGTDPHGGEISSSAARSRRGGYGAREGESQRILDLPVRDMMISPVRTATLNETLDAPTKRMLESKSASLVVVDSNENPVGILTTTDVLDSLTWEAGGNRGVQVYGTEYLDQIDYDWVVNMVDQFDERDGGMSVLDAKIHLHKHDEKRRGTPLILARMRLYTDRGLFMASGEGFGAKQALNEARDVMERRLRDHKTHGQSKKPPSEEHWEKRFGWLLESSDR, translated from the coding sequence ATGGACATTGCCGACATTGTGTCGAGCGACTATGAATCGCTCACGCCGGATACAGAAGTGTCGAAACTTGTTGGAGTCTTTGAAGAGCAGTCAGTACGAGGCGTTGCTGTGGAGTCAGATGAAGGGTTTGAGGGAGTTGTTACCCGTCGACAACTCGCAACTACCCAGCATCAACCCGACCAGAAGCTTGCGTCAATTGTTCGTAACGTTCCACAGCTTGCACCAGATGAGGAAATTCGCAAGGTAGCGCAATTGATGATTGATAGTGATTCGCATTTTCTCCCTGTAATCGAGGGAGACGAAATGGTTGGGGCAGTTACGTCAGATGCAATCTTAGAGCACGTTCAGTCATATCTTGATGCAGTAACTGTCGAAGATGCATACACTGAGGAATTAGTCAGTGTAGAACCTGATACAAAGTTCTCAAAAGCATTGAATGTACTCCGTGAAAATCGGATTACACACCTTCCTGTTGTCGAGAACAACTCACCGGTCGGTATCCTCAGCCTTTACGATATTACGGATGTTACTGTTCGATCAACATCTCAGAGCCAAGGTGGAGATCCAGGCGGCACGGATCCACATGGCGGTGAGATTTCGAGCAGCGCTGCTCGATCTCGCCGTGGCGGATACGGCGCACGTGAAGGTGAAAGTCAGCGGATTCTAGATCTTCCCGTCCGTGATATGATGATTTCTCCAGTACGAACAGCGACGCTAAATGAAACACTTGATGCACCAACTAAGCGAATGCTCGAATCCAAAAGCGCATCGCTTGTTGTCGTTGACAGCAACGAGAACCCGGTCGGGATTTTAACAACAACCGACGTTCTTGACTCCCTGACATGGGAGGCCGGAGGCAACCGTGGTGTGCAGGTGTATGGGACCGAGTATCTGGACCAGATCGACTATGACTGGGTCGTCAATATGGTCGATCAGTTTGATGAGCGCGATGGAGGCATGAGTGTGTTAGATGCAAAGATTCACCTTCACAAGCACGATGAAAAACGCCGGGGGACCCCACTAATTCTTGCTCGAATGCGTCTATATACTGATCGAGGGTTATTCATGGCTTCTGGAGAAGGCTTCGGTGCCAAACAGGCACTAAACGAAGCACGCGACGTAATGGAGCGACGACTGCGTGATCACAAGACACACGGTCAGAGCAAGAAACCACCAAGTGAAGAACACTGGGAAAAACGGTTCGGGTGGTTGCTTGAGTCAAGTGACCGATAG